The following proteins are co-located in the Desulfonauticus submarinus genome:
- the prfA gene encoding peptide chain release factor 1 — translation MLAKLESLEQKFLELEKELSSPDIFQDQEKYKKISKAHSELQEIVSTYREYKKILNQIKENQELLKDKDPEIRELAEEEIKELKPQQKKLEDKLKILLIPKDPLDEKNIILEIRAGTGGEEAALFAADLFRMYSRYAENKGWKVEIMDAHETGTGGFKEVIANISGKQVYSRLKFESGVHRVQRVPATESQGRIHTSAVTVAILPEAEEIDIHIDPNELRIDVFRSSGPGGQSVNTTDSAVRITHIPTGLVVTCQDEKSQHKNKAKALKVLRARLLQIKQEEQKKELDENRRSQVGSGDRSERIRTYNFPQGRVTDHRINLTIYNLDAILEGELDQVIDPLIQHFQTEALKQEASI, via the coding sequence TCAAGAAAAATATAAAAAAATATCTAAAGCCCATTCTGAACTTCAAGAAATAGTTTCTACCTATCGAGAATACAAAAAAATTCTAAATCAAATAAAAGAAAATCAGGAACTTCTAAAAGACAAAGACCCTGAAATTAGAGAGCTGGCAGAGGAAGAAATTAAAGAATTAAAGCCCCAACAAAAAAAATTAGAAGATAAATTAAAAATTTTACTCATACCAAAAGATCCGCTAGATGAAAAAAATATTATTTTAGAAATAAGAGCAGGCACAGGTGGAGAGGAAGCTGCTCTGTTTGCTGCAGATCTATTTAGAATGTACTCACGCTATGCAGAAAACAAAGGCTGGAAGGTAGAAATTATGGATGCCCATGAAACAGGAACTGGTGGCTTTAAAGAAGTAATTGCTAATATATCAGGAAAACAAGTTTATAGTCGCTTAAAATTTGAATCAGGAGTTCATAGAGTACAAAGAGTACCTGCCACAGAATCCCAAGGCCGTATCCATACTTCCGCAGTCACTGTGGCTATTCTGCCAGAAGCTGAAGAAATAGATATTCATATTGATCCTAATGAGCTCAGAATAGATGTTTTTCGCTCTTCTGGGCCTGGAGGACAAAGTGTAAATACCACAGATTCAGCAGTAAGAATTACTCATATCCCCACAGGGTTAGTTGTAACATGTCAAGATGAAAAGTCCCAGCACAAAAACAAAGCAAAAGCTTTAAAAGTGTTAAGAGCTCGTCTATTACAAATCAAACAAGAAGAACAAAAAAAAGAATTAGATGAAAATAGAAGATCTCAAGTAGGAAGTGGAGACAGATCTGAACGCATTAGGACATATAATTTTCCTCAAGGAAGAGTTACTGACCACCGTATAAATTTAACTATTTATAATCTTGACGCTATTTTAGAAGGAGAGTTAGATCAAGTAATAGATCCTCTTATTCAACATTTTCAAACCGAGGCTCTTAAACAAGAAGCATCTATCTAA